The Candidatus Zixiibacteriota bacterium sequence ACTACTGGGTGGTCGAGTCGTCAACGCGGACGCAGATAGGGAAGTTGGTCATTCTCAAATAATCACAACCCGGCGGTTGGGTGGACCACAAAGAAATTCGTGCGCGGCAGACCTCCCGGTCTGCCCGATTTAGACACGAAAGTGAAGACACGACGGAGGCAGACGAGGACGTCTGCCGCCCACGAAGTGCTTGCAGGCGCCACGAATGGGGCAGACCGGGAGGTCTGCCGCCCACTTGCAATGTTCCATGCGCGAGAGTCATCTCATTCGCGCCCCAAAGGAGCAGACCACACGGTTCGGTCGGCGTTCGGCGGTCGGGTCATACGGTTGCATGGCGGGAGCTGTCAACATCTACCTTGACAGTCGCCCATGCAGAATCGTTTCTTGACAGTGGACCTTCCGGGCGCACCAGGCCTTGACAGGCCGACTGGTCAGGAGATATGTGACAATCAAACAACCTCTCGTATTATTCGCTTTCTTTATCCTCTCGCTCTGCACTACCATGACAGTGTACGGCCAGAACCTGCTGGGCAATCCGACGGGCGGTCGGTTCGGTGTGAAAGTGGGCGTAGTCAGCCGCATGAAGCTGACCACTACGCCGACAAGAAGCTCCGAAATCGGCTCGTGCGCGCAGGTATATATTGATCTTCCCCAGGGCCGCCAATTCTTTCTCAGCCCGGCTTTCGACTTCTACTACATCGAAATCAACCGCGCCAACCAGATCATGATCGAGGCGAACCTCGGTTTGAAGCGGACCTTCGGGCTAAAGCGCGCCAGAATGCTGCTGGGGCCGGGCGTCTCGGTCGGCTTTCTCTATCTCTCGGAGATCGGCGATCTGCCCGATTCTCGTTTTATGAGTCTGAAAGCGTTCGTGGAGACTCACTTCGCCATCGACGCCAGGCGGGCCTGGGTGGGTGAGCTGGCCTGGATCTACGCGCCCACCGGCTCCAACAGCGACGAGTCGTTGTCATTTGGGCCCGGCGTGATGCTGCGGTGGGGGCTTGCGCTGAGGTAGAATGCGATACTCGCTCGCCCTGTTAGTGTTATCATTCATGCTTGACTGAATTCGGGCGATCGGTTTTATTGATCGTGTGAGGGGCAGACAGACGAGAATGAGGTGTGTCATTGCAGCGGCGACGATTATCAGCGCCGTTATGGCGTTGCCCATGTCATCCGTGACAGCAGCGGATTATGAGGTGGGAGAGATCTACACCGGCCTGAAGGTGGGGCTGATCGGATCCGGCAGTGTCGATCTGGAGCGTCATCAGATCGACCAGCGCACCGGCCCGAGCGCGGGCTTCTTCTTCGATCAACCGTTCGGTTCGATCTGGCATTACGGGTTATCAATCGATTTCTACCGGATGGCCTGGCGGGAGAAGACGATCGGTGTCACGCTTGACGAATCCGAATGGCTGCTGGACCTGGGTGTCAATCTGAAAGCGAACATAGTCAGCGAAAGCTGGCCACTCGGATTCAGGCCGGGTGTCGGCGTGGGGGTGGCGTTTCTTGGACGGATGGACATGGCCGGAGTGGCGGGCTCAAGCTACGTGACCCTGAAGGCATTTACCGAAGTTGTTTATCTGTCGGCCGCCGGGCTGGGATACGTGGTGGAGGGAGGTATCTGGTACGCGCCATCGGGCGGGGACAACACCACCGATGTTACCCTCGGGCCGCTGTTGTCATTACGCGCGGGGGTGATGTTCTGATATCGACCCTTAATCGGAGACCTCAGTTTATGAAAAGAACTCTGTTTACATTTGGCATTCTGGCGGTGACTATCGCCACATGTGCATCGGCAGGCGCGCGCCCCAGGCTTGGTATCAAAGCCGGCATGGTCTGGGCAGACCAGACGTGGGAGTATCGTGAGATTCTCGGCGCAGTCGAGCGGGATACCCGGACGGGCCTGGCATTCGGCCCATGTGTGGATGTGGGGTTGACTCCTGTGTTCGGCCTTCAAGCCGAGGCGCTCTATGTGCAGAAAGGAAACCAACTCAAGGTGCCAATATACGATCAGTCGTCACCGGTGCCAATCGGCACGCGCGTGTTCGAGGACCGCATCACGTACCTGTCGCTGCTGGCTTCGCTCAAAGTACAGGCGCTGGGTGGACCACTTGGTTTTTATGTGCTTGGCGGGCCGCGTGTTGACCTGAAACTCGGGACGGATTCGGATATTAACGACTCGGATATGGACAGGATTCTAGATTCCTACCAGTCAACCGTAGCCGGGGCAACTGTCGGGGTTGGCTTACAGCACGCCTTCGGGTCCTTTGGACCGATTCTGCTGGAGGCGCGCTACGATCTCGATTTCTCTGAAGCCGCCAAGCATGTGAATGATGAGAATACGCTGACTATCGACAACAAGAGCTTTGCGATACTTGTTGGACTGGTCTTTTAGTAAGCCAGTTCCTTTGTCCGCCGTCGGGGCACCAGCGGTGCGCCGGTAATCAGACAGGAGGGATGTGAGAATGCAAACCACGAAACAGCAGTGGGGTCGGGTGTGCGTGTCGGTTCTGGCCGCCATAACGCTCGGCGGTCAGTGTGGAGCTATCGATCTTGGCCCCGGCGAACCGTGTGCGGCGTTCAAAATGGGTCGAATCGGCCGCACTACCATGGAGATCACTGACATTGTCAACGGAGACCGGGAGGCCGGCCTTGAGCCTACCTGGACAATTGGAGTGTCTTTCGACTACCCCCTCACGCAGCACCTCTACGCCGGAGCCGTAGTTGACTGGCACTGGCTGGGTGAGCCGTACCCGCTCCCGGTCGATCTGCGCGTTGGCGGCGTTTCGGCCCTGGAGTTGGGAGTGCAACTGAAGTGGCTGATTAGCCTTGGCGACGGGCGCTTTGCCATTAGGCCGGGTATTGGTATAGGCGGCGCGCAGGGCCATTACACGCTTCTGGCGTTTAGAGCCGGGATCGAATTTCAGATGTCGGTCTCGGAGCGGTTTGGAATTGGAATCGAGTCCGGGGTCTGGCACTCGCCGGTCGGCACGGACAGCGTGACTGACGTTGCAATCGGACCGATGGGCTACCTGCGGGGTGAGGTGCTGTTCTCGGTTTGGGGAAGACGACGATAGTATTCTGGATAGAACTATTTCGCAGAAGAGGGATGTAGCCATGAACTTGCACCGATGGGTCTTGCGCCAGGGGATTTATGTTGGAGCTATGTTATCGACGTGGGTTGTGATGTCGGATGCACACGGACAGTCATCCGGAGAACAGGCCGCGGACACAACTCTGTCGGCAACTAAGAAGCCGCCCAAACCATTCATCATTAGTGCCGGGGTAATGATGCCCGATAAGGTAGTTCTTTGGAGCGCGACTGTAGTGCGTATTTATGACCTTAAAGATGGCTTGTCGATCGGGGCTATTGCGCAGTTTCCGCTGGCGCCACACTTCTACATTGGACCGTGCATAGACTACCACCGACCGAAACCAATGAACACACTTTTCAGTTGGGGAGCGGAGGTGCTAGCGGATATGAAAGTCAGCGGCCCGCTGAGATTTCAGTCCGGCGCGGGACGCGGCAGCGGTGTCCTTCACGGAAAGATAGGGGCATTTGACACTGACTACGGCATCTCCCGGCTCTCGTTTCGCATGCTCTTTCAGCAGCCGTCAAAGATAGGCGGGGCGTTCGAAGTACTGTTATGGTTCCCCGACGGTGACGGATTGGATGACTTCAGTGCGGTGAGGATAGGAGTTGTGTTCTAAGTCACTACGGAGAGTCCTTGGGCGGGGACAGGCGCCGAACCGGGGTCGGAAGGCCGGTTCCTGGGTCGGCCTTTGTATGTCGGTGGTTGCCCCCAAAAACCACTTGGCGGCCAGGTTCGGCCGTGTTATTCTTGGTTTTGTTGCGACCAGTTTTGGGGCCATAGCTCAATTGGGAGAGCGTCGCGTTCGCAATGCGAAGGCTGCCGGTTCGATCCCGGCTGGCTCCATTTGGATAATCGGCCGCCCGGACGATTTGCGGGGCGGCCCAAAAGCGTGCTAGACGGGGAGCTAGCGGTGCCCTGTAACCCGGAATCCGCTTTACCGGGGTCGAATTCCCACCCGAGGGCTTAGCGGGCCCGGAGTGTCGACGGATAAGCGGTGTTGATGGTCGGGTCCTGTACAACTTCAGCCTTTTGAACCCGGTCAGGACCGGAAGGTAGCAGCCGTAGAAAGTCCCTGATGAGTGTTGCAGGGTCACCCGGCTTGAGCCGGCTGTTCGGAGTGCTTCGGGGCAGCGGTTCGGAGGTGGGTGCACAAAACAGAGCCCCTCGACGATGAGTCGAGGGGTTTTTGTTTTTCAACCGAGGAGTTCTACTACCAAATCCTAATCCGCTCGGCGGGCGGACGCATCATCGGGTCGGTGTCCGAGCAGCCAAAGGCCGCCTGGAATTCGTCCATGTTGGACAGCGGCCCCAGCACCCGGAAACGATCCGGCGAATGCGGGTCGCTCTGCACCTGGAGCTTGATGTTCTCCGGCGTAGCGTTTGACCGCCAAACCTGCGCGAAGGAAAAGAAGAAGCGCTGGTTCTGCGTGAAACCGTTGACCATCGGGTCGGCCTTGCCCTGTCGGGCAAGCTGAAGCGCGTCGTAGGCGACACGTAGCCCGCCGAGATCCCCGATATTCTCACCCAGGGTCAACGCACCTCTTACGTGCAGGCTATCGATAGCCACATAAGCGTCGAACTGGGCTACCAGTTTCGCGGTTCTTTCCTCGAACTTCTGGCGGTCTTCGTCGGTCCACCAGTTGACCATGTTGCCGTCGGCGTCAAACCGGCTCCCGCTGTCGTCGAAGCCGTGCAGCATCTCGTGACCGATCACCACACCCATCGCACCGTAGTTGATGGCGTCGTCGATCTCACCGTCGAAATACGGCGGCTGTAGAATCCCGGCCGGGAAGACGATCTCGTTCTTGACCGGATTGTAATAGGCGTTGACTGTCTGAGGGGTCATGCCCCACTCGGTCGGGTCCGGCGCCTTACCCACTTTGGAGAGCTTGAAGGCCGTCTCATGTCTCAGGCCAGCACGGGCGTTCTCTACGAATGAGACTTTGCCTATCTCCAAACCACCGTAATCGCGCCATTTGTCCGGGTAACCGATCTTGGTGCCGAACGCCTCCATTTTGGCGAGCGCTCTCTGGCGAGTTTCCTCGGACATCCACTCCAGTTTGCTCAGACGCTCGCGCAGGACCGTTTTCAGGTTGTTGACCATCTCCATCGCGCGGGATTTCGACTCGGGAGGGAAGGCCCGCTCGACAAAGAGCTGACCCATCGCCTCACCGAGATAGTTGTTTATCGACGAAAGTACGCGCTTCCAGCGTTCACGTCGCTCCTGGGCGCCGCTCAGTATCGTACCGTAGAAGCGGAAGTTCTCCTTGTCGAACTCCTCGCCGACGTAGAAAGCGAAACTCCGAATCACGTTCCATCGGACATACAGTTTCCAGTGATCGAGCGGCGCCTCTTTGAGCAGCTTGCTCATACCCTCGAAGAACTGCTCCGGCCCGAACGATATTGAGTCGACGCTATAGAATCCCAGGGCGGCGACGTATCCGTTCCAGTCGAAATCCGGCGCCAGCTCGGCGACCTGGGCGAGCGTCTTCACCCGGTACCAGGCCGGGTAGTTGCGCATATCAGTAACGGTCCACGACGATTGCGCCAAACCGGTCTCAAGCGCCATTACGACGTCGGCATTGGATTGCGCCGTGGCTGAGTCATCGCCGAGCAGCTTGAACATGTTGGTCATGTGCTCGACATACTGTGCCCTGAGCGTGGTCGATTCCTCGTTTTCGCGGGTGTAGTAATCCCGCTCCGGAAGGCCGAGTCCACCCTGGGTGGCGTAGAGGTTGACCCGGCTGGAATTCGTAAGTCCTTCGAGGGCATCGGTGTCAAAGAGCATGTTTATGCCCTCGGCGTGATACCTGGAGATCACCTGGCACAGGTCGGTAACACTCGAGATCGCTGCGATACGCTCGAAATCAGCCTTGAGCGGCGCGATCCCGGTGCGGTTGATCGCCGCGGTGTCCATGCCGCTGGTGTAGAAGTCGCCGATCTTCTGGGCCGGCGTGCCGGGCGCAGCGTCCATGGCGGCGACTTCGTCCAGGATCTCCTTGAGAACCACGTTATTCCTCTCATGGATCTCATGAAAGACCCCCCAACTGCCGTACTCTTTGGGCACAGGGTTATTTTTCAGCCAGGTGCCGTTGGCGTACTGGTAGAAGTCATTGCAGGGGGCACAGGTGGTGTCGAGATTCTTCGGATCAATCCCCCGCACGTTGGTGGTTGTAGACAGCGGCGCGGTTTCGGCCACCTGTGTGCCGCAGCCGATCAGTACCGCCGCCCCCGATAACGCGACCAGGCTCACGGCGGTTTTGAAGCGATTGGACATTAAGAAGTCTCCTTTGTAGTGTCGAGTTTCCAAGTGCCAGTATATAGTCGTATTGAGTGTCCAAAGTGTTTGGAGCGAAAGTGCAAGGATACATACTGCTCCCGCGCAGGGCAAGGGGCGGAAGGCTGGTCCGGCGATTATTGGATACGACAGTCTCCTGAGCAGGTTGCCGTCTAACTCGGGCCGAACCTGGTCTCAACGCCACCAGGACGTCGCCGAGGGGATCAGGAACAGGGCCTCTCACTGAT is a genomic window containing:
- a CDS encoding porin family protein, whose amino-acid sequence is MKRTLFTFGILAVTIATCASAGARPRLGIKAGMVWADQTWEYREILGAVERDTRTGLAFGPCVDVGLTPVFGLQAEALYVQKGNQLKVPIYDQSSPVPIGTRVFEDRITYLSLLASLKVQALGGPLGFYVLGGPRVDLKLGTDSDINDSDMDRILDSYQSTVAGATVGVGLQHAFGSFGPILLEARYDLDFSEAAKHVNDENTLTIDNKSFAILVGLVF
- a CDS encoding M13 family metallopeptidase — encoded protein: MSNRFKTAVSLVALSGAAVLIGCGTQVAETAPLSTTTNVRGIDPKNLDTTCAPCNDFYQYANGTWLKNNPVPKEYGSWGVFHEIHERNNVVLKEILDEVAAMDAAPGTPAQKIGDFYTSGMDTAAINRTGIAPLKADFERIAAISSVTDLCQVISRYHAEGINMLFDTDALEGLTNSSRVNLYATQGGLGLPERDYYTRENEESTTLRAQYVEHMTNMFKLLGDDSATAQSNADVVMALETGLAQSSWTVTDMRNYPAWYRVKTLAQVAELAPDFDWNGYVAALGFYSVDSISFGPEQFFEGMSKLLKEAPLDHWKLYVRWNVIRSFAFYVGEEFDKENFRFYGTILSGAQERRERWKRVLSSINNYLGEAMGQLFVERAFPPESKSRAMEMVNNLKTVLRERLSKLEWMSEETRQRALAKMEAFGTKIGYPDKWRDYGGLEIGKVSFVENARAGLRHETAFKLSKVGKAPDPTEWGMTPQTVNAYYNPVKNEIVFPAGILQPPYFDGEIDDAINYGAMGVVIGHEMLHGFDDSGSRFDADGNMVNWWTDEDRQKFEERTAKLVAQFDAYVAIDSLHVRGALTLGENIGDLGGLRVAYDALQLARQGKADPMVNGFTQNQRFFFSFAQVWRSNATPENIKLQVQSDPHSPDRFRVLGPLSNMDEFQAAFGCSDTDPMMRPPAERIRIW